A single region of the Leptothrix cholodnii SP-6 genome encodes:
- a CDS encoding Bug family tripartite tricarboxylate transporter substrate binding protein, which translates to MKNIQTRRQTLRQLGALTLAGAAGSAWAQAAGDKTVRIVLPNAVSSGVDTITRTAQNALSKALGHPVVVENQPGAGGVLGVQTVVRAAPDGLTLGVVSNNVVIFPSVLKSLPFDLHTDVTPIAICGYTPVVLVVNPKVPATNAKEFTAFLKSKNGEANFASGGNGTILHLAAEMFLDEAGVKARHIPYKGVGPMLTDLIGGQVEFATAALPSVQQHLKSGALRAIGIATSQRVPAAPDLPTFVEQGLPGYVVEAWFGVIGPKGLPAADVKRINAAVVTAFADPGVMEAMAKQGNVINVSTPERAQTFFKDEMLKYAKLVKKAGIEAQ; encoded by the coding sequence ATGAAGAACATCCAGACCCGCCGCCAGACCCTGCGCCAGCTCGGTGCCCTGACCCTGGCCGGCGCCGCCGGCAGCGCCTGGGCGCAGGCCGCAGGCGACAAGACCGTGCGCATCGTGCTGCCCAACGCCGTCTCGTCGGGCGTCGACACCATCACCCGCACGGCGCAGAACGCGCTGTCCAAGGCGCTTGGCCACCCGGTGGTGGTCGAGAACCAGCCCGGCGCGGGCGGCGTGCTGGGCGTGCAGACGGTGGTGCGCGCCGCGCCCGACGGCCTCACGCTCGGCGTGGTGTCGAACAACGTGGTGATCTTCCCGAGCGTGCTCAAGTCGCTGCCCTTCGACCTGCACACCGACGTCACGCCGATCGCGATCTGCGGCTACACGCCGGTGGTGCTGGTCGTGAACCCGAAGGTGCCGGCCACCAACGCGAAGGAGTTCACCGCCTTCCTCAAGAGCAAGAACGGCGAGGCCAATTTCGCCTCGGGTGGCAACGGCACCATCCTGCACCTGGCGGCCGAGATGTTCCTCGACGAAGCCGGCGTCAAGGCCCGCCACATCCCCTACAAGGGCGTCGGCCCGATGCTGACCGACCTGATCGGCGGCCAGGTCGAGTTCGCCACCGCCGCGTTGCCCAGCGTGCAGCAGCACCTCAAGAGCGGCGCGCTGCGTGCCATCGGCATCGCCACCTCGCAGCGCGTGCCCGCCGCGCCCGACCTGCCGACCTTCGTCGAGCAGGGCCTGCCCGGCTACGTGGTCGAGGCCTGGTTCGGTGTGATCGGCCCCAAGGGACTGCCGGCGGCGGACGTCAAGCGCATCAACGCCGCGGTGGTCACGGCCTTTGCCGATCCGGGCGTGATGGAGGCGATGGCCAAGCAGGGCAACGTCATCAACGTCAGCACGCCCGAGCGCGCGCAAACGTTCTTCAAGGACGAGATGCTGAAGTACGCCAAGCTGGTCAAGAAGGCCGGCATCGAGGCCCAGTGA
- a CDS encoding thiolase family protein, producing the protein MSHPKQPGLYQAFDDVHLIDGLRTPQVDHLGAFADANPIDLGIHAARAVIERSGVDATAIDSVLGGNMAPGGFDQFYLPRHIGLYAGVPVEVPALMAQRICGTGFELFRQAGEQIDAGIASLALVVGTESMTRHPIAMFDHRGGFKLGQTPALKDYLWESLTDPVAAVSMIQTAENLAQKYGITRAEVDAFAARSFARAVAAQEAGWFDGEIAPVESSVFELPGYQPRALRLSGKNKRADRDTHPRPTPADVLALLRPVFKDGVQTAGNCSALTDAAAAALVASGVVVRDWQARTGRAPLARIAATAVVGVPPEIMGIGPAPAIRRLLDGAGLTLDDIARFEVNEAQGAQTLAVARELGLAEDRLNVHGGAIALGHPLAATGVRLTITVARQLQAIGARWGVASACIGGGQGIALLVENTAVG; encoded by the coding sequence ATGAGCCATCCCAAGCAGCCGGGCCTGTATCAGGCCTTCGACGACGTCCACCTGATCGACGGCCTGCGCACGCCGCAGGTCGACCACCTGGGGGCCTTTGCCGATGCCAACCCCATCGACCTGGGCATCCATGCTGCACGTGCGGTGATCGAGCGCAGCGGCGTCGACGCCACCGCCATCGACTCGGTGCTGGGCGGCAACATGGCGCCGGGCGGCTTCGACCAGTTCTACCTGCCGCGCCACATCGGTCTGTACGCCGGCGTGCCGGTGGAGGTGCCGGCGCTGATGGCGCAGCGCATCTGCGGCACCGGCTTCGAGCTCTTCCGCCAGGCCGGCGAGCAGATCGACGCCGGCATCGCCAGCCTGGCGCTGGTGGTGGGCACCGAATCGATGACGCGCCACCCGATCGCGATGTTCGACCACCGCGGCGGCTTCAAGCTCGGCCAGACGCCGGCGCTGAAGGACTACCTCTGGGAGTCGCTCACCGACCCGGTCGCGGCGGTCTCGATGATCCAGACCGCCGAGAACCTGGCGCAGAAGTACGGCATCACCCGCGCCGAGGTCGATGCGTTTGCCGCACGTTCCTTCGCGCGCGCCGTCGCGGCACAGGAGGCCGGCTGGTTCGATGGCGAGATCGCGCCGGTCGAAAGCAGCGTGTTCGAGCTGCCCGGCTACCAGCCGCGCGCGCTGCGCCTGTCGGGCAAGAACAAGCGCGCCGACCGCGACACCCACCCGCGCCCCACGCCGGCCGATGTGCTGGCTTTGCTGCGCCCGGTGTTCAAGGATGGCGTGCAGACCGCCGGCAACTGCTCGGCCCTGACCGACGCCGCCGCCGCCGCGCTGGTCGCCAGCGGCGTGGTGGTGCGCGACTGGCAGGCCCGCACGGGCCGCGCCCCGCTCGCACGCATCGCCGCCACCGCGGTGGTGGGCGTGCCACCGGAGATCATGGGCATCGGCCCCGCACCGGCCATCCGCCGCCTGCTTGACGGCGCGGGCTTGACGCTCGATGACATCGCCCGCTTCGAGGTCAACGAGGCCCAGGGCGCGCAGACCCTGGCCGTGGCCCGCGAACTCGGTCTGGCCGAGGACAGGCTCAACGTGCACGGCGGCGCCATCGCGCTGGGCCACCCGCTGGCGGCCACCGGCGTGCGACTGACGATCACCGTGGCCCGCCAGCTGCAGGCCATCGGGGCACGCTGGGGCGTGGCCAGCGCGTGCATCGGCGGGGGCCAGGGGATCGCATTGCTGGTGGAAAACACGGCCGTCGGCTGA
- a CDS encoding 6-phosphofructokinase, whose product MNPRKILVAQGGGPTAVINQSLAGVVLEARRHRGVELVYGARHGVRGIVNEDLVDLTQETSHNLEMVAATPASALGSTRDKPDIKYCQEIFKVLQAHEIGQFYYIGGNDSSDTVRIVSEQAQAANYALRCIHIPKTIDNDLVGNDHTPGFPSAARFVAQAFAGANLDNAALPGVYVGVVMGRHAGFLTAASALGKKFADDGPHLIYVPERVFEVEKFLADVKATYERFGRCVIAVSEGIHDAAGTPIISTLAKELEHDAHGNVQLSGTGALADLLCEEIKQRLGIKRVRGDTFGYLQRSFIGCVSDVDQREAREVGEKAVQFAMWGGSDGSVAIKRAGYYAADYELLPLSAVAGKTRTMEDEFIAPNGTDVTDAFRLYLRPLLGSGMPDAYRLRPNPVAKVLNR is encoded by the coding sequence CGCAAGATCCTGGTCGCCCAAGGCGGCGGCCCGACCGCCGTGATCAACCAGTCGCTCGCCGGCGTGGTGCTCGAAGCGCGCCGCCACCGCGGCGTCGAGCTGGTCTACGGCGCCCGCCACGGCGTGCGCGGCATCGTCAACGAAGACCTGGTCGACCTGACACAGGAGACCAGCCACAACCTCGAGATGGTGGCTGCCACGCCCGCCTCGGCGCTCGGCTCGACGCGCGACAAGCCCGACATCAAATACTGCCAGGAGATCTTCAAGGTGCTGCAGGCGCACGAGATCGGGCAGTTCTATTACATCGGCGGCAACGACTCGTCGGACACCGTGCGCATCGTCAGCGAGCAGGCCCAAGCGGCCAATTACGCGCTGCGCTGCATCCACATCCCCAAGACGATCGACAACGACCTGGTCGGCAATGACCACACGCCCGGTTTCCCGAGCGCGGCGCGTTTCGTCGCCCAGGCTTTTGCCGGCGCCAACCTCGACAACGCGGCGCTGCCGGGCGTCTACGTCGGCGTGGTGATGGGCCGGCATGCGGGCTTCCTGACCGCTGCGTCGGCGCTGGGCAAGAAGTTCGCCGACGACGGCCCGCACCTGATCTACGTGCCCGAGCGGGTGTTCGAGGTCGAGAAGTTCCTGGCCGACGTCAAGGCCACCTACGAGCGCTTCGGCCGCTGCGTGATCGCGGTCAGCGAAGGCATCCACGACGCCGCCGGCACGCCCATCATCAGCACGCTGGCCAAGGAGCTGGAGCACGACGCCCACGGCAACGTGCAGCTCTCGGGCACCGGCGCGCTGGCCGACCTGCTGTGCGAGGAGATCAAGCAGCGCCTGGGCATCAAGCGCGTGCGCGGCGACACCTTCGGCTACCTGCAGCGCTCGTTCATCGGCTGTGTGTCCGACGTCGACCAGCGCGAGGCCCGCGAGGTCGGCGAGAAGGCGGTGCAGTTCGCGATGTGGGGCGGCAGCGACGGCTCGGTGGCGATCAAGCGCGCCGGCTACTACGCCGCCGACTACGAGCTGCTGCCGCTGTCGGCGGTGGCCGGCAAGACGCGCACGATGGAAGACGAGTTCATCGCGCCCAACGGCACCGACGTGACGGATGCGTTCAGGCTCTACCTGCGGCCGCTGCTGGGCTCGGGCATGCCGGATGCGTACCGGCTGCGGCCCAATCCGGTGGCGAAGGTGCTGAACCGCTGA